AGCCTATCACACCATTAAACCTAAAGTATCTTGATCCACTGGACTTGAGATAAAACACTACAAAGGAACTCATATTTATGACAGGACTACATATGATAGTCAAacataatttgaatttaaattgcATATTAATTGTCTCAATCCCAtaattttttcttgtaaatCAATCTCTTGATTTGGTTTTCTTAACATGGAAAGTGAAATTTACTTTCCAAACAACTAATATATTTTATGATTGGAAATTTTCCAATGTAACAGAGCTTAATTCAATTTCATTTGGTTATACCGGAGTCCATGGCCCTCAAAAGTGGGGAAGCTTGAGTCCATTATTCTCGGCATGCTCAAATGGTAAAAGGCAGTCCCCTGTGAACATAGTGAAGAACAAAGTTGTTCGTAACAAGAATTTGAAACCCTTAACCAGAGATTACAGTACTGCAAATGCCACACTGGTCAACAATGGGTTTAACATTGGGGTATGTTCTTAATTAAACTTCGaaatagtttttcttctttgcaTCTCTTTTTTGTggtaagttatatatatatttacattataattaactttttgttgattttatgaaaatatgcAAAAGGATAGCTGTAAAGTAGTGACCTTTTAAAAAGCTTTTTATGTATATAAGGTCATGCTAACCAGTGGCGGAGCCACACACAAGAGTGGAGGGCCAAGGCccccccaaaatttaaaaaaattaatttatagtatatatattatttacatttaaaaatatgtagCATGTAAAAATTGAAGTTGGCCCCCCCCCATTTTAAGCCATTTCAATGGTGctcttaaaagaaagagaaattatattaaaatcatataaattaagAGGTTTAACAAATCAAACAATGtagaaaatgataattttttgtaCATGTTTAATAGAAGAAATACATGACTTTTATATACTcattaaaatttagaagatgATAAATTctcttaataaattaatttatgtgtgtgtatatgtagaGGTTTGTCTTAACTATTATATTAGCATCACAACTTGGCCCCCCCAAACCAAAATTTCTAGCTCCGCCCCTGATGCTAACGTTATTCTTAagacaattattaataaaccatttgaaaaaagttttgacactatttttatagaaaatataaaaaaccataaaaaaaattgaatgtttttttttttttttgtaaaaataaaattataaactaaaatTCTTAGAGTATCCgttaatttttcatatatataaagctatgcacatttccaaaaaaaaaaaaaaagtaattcataaatattttacCTTTGTATTGTCCTCAAGTGCAAGTCCCTACAAGGATGCAGGGGTGCCATATATAAGCCCTCTACaaggagaaattattatttacaccGGAAGAATTGTCGATATGGTTCTCTTTAACCAATGAGATAATGTTATCTATGAATAATGTATGTGTGAACTTCCTAATCagtacaaggaataaaaaataaaaattaccagaTGATTTCACATTTACATAAATAACAGCATTTTATTGGTTGGGAGGTTAGAGAAGACCATGTCAGTAGTCTTCTTGgtagacctaataatttctccttcACAAGAAACATTTGATGCCTAAATAATAATGAGATTCCATTTTAGCTTGAAGATATAGAACCTTTTGGCATATCATGATGATAGAGAGTAAAATAATTTAACCATTCTTGACTATCCAATTTActcaaatgtttttatttttattgcacaATTATGATATGGTAGAAACAATCTAGAAATTGGATAGTCTAAAACCTTAGTAttagaaacataaaaaacaaaagtgatAAAAGAGACTAATGAATAGTGAATAATAGATAATCCAATGCGCCTATGTTTCACTATGCTTCTGAATTCTGATCCAATGCGTGTGCCCTTTGCCTATGCAGTTGCTTTTTGAGGAAAATGTGGGAGTCTTGGTTACAGATGGGAAGAACTTCAGCTTGAAGCAAATGCACTGGCATTCTCCTTCTGAGCACAGGATTAATGGAGAACAGTatgcgctctctctctctctctctctctctctctcatacacgCGCATGTGCACATAAGATGCAAATACTTAATatgaataaaatgtgttgtaatgtgataactaaacatattcattagtttggttgtgagttacaacattagaataaaacttaacatttattttaggaaattttttactcatacaattatatctccttaaaaattgttattttcaaatttaagagagatatgtgttattttttatgattttttatttttataattgttaaatgtatatagaaattttgtttatttggaaatatattaagttttgaaattattgaatttaCTAAGAAATAACTAATACAACTTTTAAAGAGGAATAGTTGTTCCTCATTTTtaagaatagctattcataaggaatgattattccttataataaaaatacaaccaaactaaagaataactaaaccatagaaataactattatattacaGCGTctattacaatctaccaaacatGCTCTTATAAATTAGGTGTGAAATTGAATAAGATTACGTTTGAAGATTTAAAATCAAGGGATTGGAAGTAGATTTGtttgtataaaatttaacaatatatgACGATTTATTGTTTTGAGAGTAAGAGCTTTTGAAATATCTTCTTACATTtacatttcaaatttaatttaatactaataaaacttaaatccatctaaattttattaataaaaattgttattttatacTATTCCCAAGtcacataaattaaaaattaaaaattaaaatccaaattcttttaTTCATATAGTTCTATCAAAATGAACAATAAAGTGTACTGATCCACAAGAGTCCATTGATGTAAACCTTATGTGCTGTATAATAATGGGCTCAGCTGTTGGATTGGCAAGAACAACTTTGagcccaaaacccaaaaggTTCCACCTAAAACTTAGCTAGAGGAGCTTGTCTCTGCATAATCTTGAAAAGCTTTTATCACAAATCATGTTAGAACTTTCTGTTACTCTCTCATCTACTGTTACTACTTGCAATATGAATTAACAATTGATAACTACAGATTTCCAACTGAGCTTCATATGGTCCACAAGGCAGCTGATGGCAGCTTCGCAGTTGTGTCAATCCTCTACCAATATGGTGATGCTGATCCCCTACTTTccaaggtaaattttttttttgatatgtcCTTCTGAGTTGAATTAGCACTTCACaatttaaacataattttaaaccaAAACAAGGAAATTGGAATTTTAATGTTTATCATGATGGTTTATATGGTTGCAGATTAAGGACGAGTTGAATGAACTGGTTAAGGAAGTGTGTGCAAAGAATGAAGAGTCTCATATTCCTGTCAAGGCCTTGAATACAAAGCACATGGAGAAAAAGACCCGCAAGTATTACAGATACATTGGTTCTCTCACCACTCCACCATGCACAGAGAATGTCACCTGGAGCATCCTCGGCAAGGTAATTAATTGATTGTTCATGCCATTCATGAAAAAATCATCCGCACACGCGCGCACACATACATATAACAACAGATGGTTTGATATGGCTAATGAACGTGCAGGTGAGATCAATATCAAAGGAGCAGGTCGAGCTTCTTCAGGCACCATTGGACTCTACTTGCAAGAAAAACGCAAGGCCTTTGCAGGAACTGAATGGGCGACAGATTGAGTTATTTGCTGAGCTTGGCGACAGTTAATTTTACAACCATTGTCACCATCTAATTGACATCAATATCTTCTGTTAAGGGGACCAAAAGGAATGAAACCAAAAAACTCCAGATTGTCACCATCTAATTTTACAACCTTTTGGCTTCATCTATTAGCACATTATGTACATTAGGAAATGGAAATCTACTTGAGTACTTTTCTGCCGACTGCATTATTCATAACTATTGATTTAAAGTCCAGTGGACTGCAATCCAGGCTTTATCCACCGAAAATTTTCAGTGACCTCAAAGGGTGACACATCACATTCTTATCTACTTCCATTCCTATCCACGCAACCTAAATTAGCTAGGACCATATATATTCGTCTTTTACAGCGACAAGAATGCTCAGCAATCTTGGGAGGAATTAATAAAGGGGTCAATTTCATTCTCATAATTTTTCTcaactctttttaaaattttaataaaagattGCTGATAAACAAGATTATTTGAACTAAAAATGACTTATTCAATAGTGCATCAAGTTGATACATGCAGCTATACTTCATTATTTGTCGAACTACGACCTACACAGAAAGTCCTCTCCGTCTCATTCATCACTAGAGTTGAACAAGCTTACTGCATAAACCTCAATGACTGTCTTAGTGATTTGCTCAAGTAGCATTAGTCAAAAATGGAAAcctgtcctttttttttttttttaaggatccATTTGTTAACAAAGTTTCCCATAAGCAAATCAAAGCTTCAATGGGTCATCAACACATCTCCATAAGCAAGCTTATTATTTCAtaatagtacttttttttttggtgagaattAATGTGGGAAAATTGAACATAATTTTgaccatggttttttttttttatatatatatataaattctagGTTCAGATTTCTGGTTTTTTTGGGTGAGTAATTTAAAGAGAATACATGATGTTAGGTGAAGCAGTCACTCTCAATTGGAAATAGATCATTAGTGTGATGCCAATCTAGTCAATATTCTACTGCCCTTGATCATTCACAAAGTGGCATCCACATTAGCAGTCAATGGCGCCGTTGCCCTTACAGTGAATCAGTGACTAATCCTCATCTATGACTTGAACAGTAAGTGAAGGCTACCATCAAACACACGAGCAAAGACTAAATCAGTAAATTTACACTTGAATACAAATCAATGACTATACAGATAGAACATGACacattgaattgaattttaatgcagCAAATGGTCAAACAAAGAGTATTGGGTTAAAAGTGTCttcaacccaaaaacaaaaataacgtTAATAAATGCACTATGAACATTGGTTTActaactattttaaaatttttgttatgaaaaaagaaaaatgcaattaattgttttttactgttttttatatatatattttttataaaaacaatgttaaaactttcctaagatagtttattaataattgccTTAAACACCCATTAAcgtgaccaaaaaaaaaaagtgaaatattaCCAGCTATGCTAACtagttttgattttcaattaaaaaaaaatataataattgcGTTGGATAGTTTTGCGTATAGAATTACAACTATTTGTTGGATAAGAGTATACAGAGAACATGACacattgaattgaattttaatgcagCAAAcggtcaaataaaaaaaagtattgggTTAAAACTGtcttcaacccaaaaaaaaaattaatgaatgctctaagaacattggtttacaaatttttttaaaattgggtaaattgcaaattacacctctaaagtttgggggtgattggattttataccttaaaatttcagaatttaaattttaccccCTGAAGTTtcgaaatttagattttactccTATAGGttaggagtgtttggattttactccctaaagttttggagtgtttgaattttacacccccaaagtttcagaatttggggtgtaaaatccaaacaccctaaattttagggggtaaaatctaAGTTCTGAAACGTTAGGGTGTAAAATTAAAGcaccccaaactttaggggataaaattcaagttttgaaactttagggtgtaaaatccaatcactcccaaactttaggagggtaatttgcaatttaccctttaaaatttttgttataaaaaaaagaaaaattcaattaattgttttctacggttttttatattttttttataaaaacaatgttaaaactttcctaaaataagTTATAAATAATTGCCTTAAGCACCCATTaacatgacaaaaaaaaaagtaaaatattaccAGCTATGCTAACtagttttgattttcaattaaaaaaaatataataattgcGTTGGATGGTTTTGCGTATAGAATTACAACTATTTGTTGGATAAGAGTAACGACTTTCCTAACTAACATGATTTCAATGCAGCAAGAGAGTTACTTTATTAAAGTTTATTGCTTTACTTAATAAGTCATCACTCATGAGATCATCTTCGAATTTGATGAAATTATCcattttttgagtaaaattttTTACGCAAAC
This genomic stretch from Castanea sativa cultivar Marrone di Chiusa Pesio chromosome 9, ASM4071231v1 harbors:
- the LOC142610805 gene encoding alpha carbonic anhydrase 1, chloroplastic, with the protein product MSLRISFSVLAITLLLVGTSADDLVEELNSISFGYTGVHGPQKWGSLSPLFSACSNGKRQSPVNIVKNKVVRNKNLKPLTRDYSTANATLVNNGFNIGLLFEENVGVLVTDGKNFSLKQMHWHSPSEHRINGEQFPTELHMVHKAADGSFAVVSILYQYGDADPLLSKIKDELNELVKEVCAKNEESHIPVKALNTKHMEKKTRKYYRYIGSLTTPPCTENVTWSILGKVRSISKEQVELLQAPLDSTCKKNARPLQELNGRQIELFAELGDS